The Camelus bactrianus isolate YW-2024 breed Bactrian camel chromosome 11, ASM4877302v1, whole genome shotgun sequence genomic interval TTCGGACGCAGCCCTGCCATGGTCCCAGGAGACGGCGCGTCCCGCGCTGCGGTCCAGACTCTGGGCGGCGGCGCTGCCGTCGGGCTGGAATTTGCGATCAGGGCGccggggcgcgggcggcggcaGGAACGCGTGGCGAGGGGAGGGCGCCGGGGCGCAcgggcgcggggcggcggcggctggaAGGACGGGTCCCCGGCCCCGCGGCGCGGCGGCTTCATGCCACCTCCTGCTCGCCCTGGAAGTGGCGGCAGCAGCCGTAGAGCGCCGAGAGCAGGTAGAGGCCGAGGCAGAGGCCGCCGCAGACGGCGGCCGCCAGGAAGGCGTGGTAAGCGCAGGACATCTGATAATCCTTGAGGTTGCAGTAGCTGTGGCTCTGCGTCTGGCTGATCATGATGCCCGTCGCGGCGCCGTAGAGTGCGGCCGCCAGCAGGTCGTGCGCCGCATTGACTACCAGCCAGCGCGAGCCCAGCACGGGCACCAGCTCGTGCTTGCCCAGCAGCGTGAGAAAGTAGAGGCCCAGGGTCAGCAGCCAGAAGAGCACCGACACGAAGAGCGCGAAGTGCACGGGGCCCTGGTACCTGCTCGTGGCGATGGTGATCCAGAAGGCGGCGCcggccagcagctgcagcagccgCAGCACGCCCAGCGGGCCGCGCAGGAAGGCCCGCTGCAGGCTCACCGCGCCGCGGGCCGTGCGCGCCTGGGGCGGCGGC includes:
- the LOC105081773 gene encoding MARVEL domain-containing protein 1, with product MLPPPPRQPPPQARTARGAVSLQRAFLRGPLGVLRLLQLLAGAAFWITIATSRYQGPVHFALFVSVLFWLLTLGLYFLTLLGKHELVPVLGSRWLVVNAAHDLLAAALYGAATGIMISQTQSHSYCNLKDYQMSCAYHAFLAAAVCGGLCLGLYLLSALYGCCRHFQGEQEVA